Proteins encoded in a region of the Pelmatolapia mariae isolate MD_Pm_ZW linkage group LG16_19, Pm_UMD_F_2, whole genome shotgun sequence genome:
- the LOC134644020 gene encoding olfactory receptor 10Z1-like: MDNVSYIRSFILSGFNETVNFSVPLFSLTLLYYCVILFFNISLILLIVLDANLHEPMYILLSIFCINALYGSTGFYPKFLSDLLSSSHRISYEGCLLQAFIMYSFACSDLSILAVMAFDRYLAICRPLHYHSFMTKRRLSQLVCFSWLTPFCIFSINILITTRLKLCGIKIQRVLCLNWLIIKLACPADKTFPNNISSYVILVVYLSHWLFIIWTYMHLIKTCARSRDDRLKFMQTCVPHLASLIIFLIVMAFDPAYVEFGSRDLSQTLQNLFSIEFLIIPPVMNPLIYGFKITKIRNRILGLVCFKRQRISSMFTGVPILAFTLLGQSPSPSLLVHLPSNPHASAWDPPDASHGPHPSPQ, translated from the exons ATGGATAATGTTTCTTATATAAGAAGTTTCATTCTGTCAGGATTTAATGAGACAGTTAATTTCAGCGTACCCCTCTTCTCACTCACTTTACTGTATTattgtgtgattttgtttttcaatatcTCTCTTATACTGCTCATTGTCCTTGATGCAAACCTGCATGAACCTATGTACATTTTACTCAGTATCTTTTGCATTAATGCACTTTATGGGTCCACAGGTTTCTACCCAAAATTCCTTTCAGATTTACTGTCGTCTTCTCACAGAATCTCATATGAAGGATGCTTGCTACAAGCTTTTATCATGTACTCATTTGCCTGTAGTGATTTGTCCATTTTAGCTGTTATGGCCTTTGACAGGTATCTGGCTATATGTCGACCTCTGCACTACCACTCTTTCATGACTAAGAGGAGGCTCTCTCAGTTGGTGTGTTTCTCCTGGCTAACACCTTTCTGTATTTTCTCCATTAATATCCTGATAACAACAAGACTCAAGTTATGTGGTATAAAGATTCAGAGAGTCTTATGTCTAAACTGGTTAATTATTAAACTTGCTTGTCCTGCAGACAAAACCTTTCCAAACAACATCAGTTCATATGTAATACTTGTCGTTTATCTGTCTCATTGGCTTTTCATAATTTGGACTTACATGCATCTTATTAAAACATGTGCGAGGTCCAGAGATGACAGGTTAAAGTTTATGCAGACCTGTGTACCCCACCTGGCCTCTTTGATCATATTTCTCATTGTAATGGCTTTTGATCCAGCGTACGTGGAATTTGGCTCAAGAGATTTGTCTCAAACCCTCCAAAATCTTTTTTCCATTGAATTTCTTATCATCCCTCCAGTTATGAACCCTCTCATTTATGGATTCAAAATCACCAAAATACGAAACAGGATTTTGGgtttagtttgttttaaaaGACAACGAATCTCGTCAATGTTCAC CGGAGTTCCAATCCTGGCTTTCACCTTACTGGGACAGTCCCCGTCTCCCAGCCTACTCGTCCACCTGCCCTCTAACCCCCACGCTTCAGCTTGGGACCCTCCAGACGCTTCCCACGGACCTCACCCCTCCCCTCAGTGA
- the LOC134645784 gene encoding olfactory receptor 2G6-like yields the protein MANQSIERSFILLGFNETMNFRVPLFSLTLLYYCVILFFNISLVLLIVLDENLHEPMYIFLSSICINALYGSTGFYPKFLSDLLSSFHRISYEGCLLQAFIMYSFASCDLTILAVMAFDRYLAICRPLHYHSFMTNRRLSQLVCFSWLTPLCTFSINILITSRVKLCGLNIQRVLCVNWLVVKLACPEADTFPNNISSYLTIIFYISHGFFIMWTYMHLIKTCVRSKEDRVKFMQTCVPHLISLITFLVVMIFESMYMRFGSRDLPQSLQNFITIEFLIIPPVMNPLIYGFKLNKIRNRILSLIYLKRK from the coding sequence ATGGCTAATCAGTCTATTGAAAGAAGTTTCATTCTATTAGGATTTAATGAGACGATGAATTTTAGAGTACCCCTCTTCTCACTCACTTTACTGTATTattgtgtgattttgtttttcaatatcTCTCTTGTGCTGCTCATTGTCTTGGATGAAAACCTGCATGAACCTATGTACATTTTCCTGAGCAGCATTTGCATTAATGCACTTTATGGGTCCACAGGTTTCTACCCAAAATTCCTTTCAGACTTACTGTCATCTTTTCATCGCATCTCATATGAAGGATGCTTGCTACAAGCTTTTATCATGTACTCGTTTGCCTCCTGTGACTTGACCATTTTAGCTGTTATGGCCTTTGACAGGTATCTGGCTATATGTCGACCTCTGCACTACCACTCTTTCATGACTAACAGGAGGCTCTCTCAGCTGGTGTGTTTCTCCTGGCTAACACCTTTATGCACTTTCTCCATCAATATCCTGATAACATCAAGAGTCAAACTATGTGGTTTAAACATACAGAGAGTCTTATGTGTAAATTGGTTAGTTGTTAAACTTGCTTGTCCTGAAGCTGACACTTTTCCAAACAACATTAGTTCATATCTGacaattattttttatatatctcATGGCTTTTTTATAATGTGGACTTACATGCATCTTATTAAAACATGTGTGAGGTCCAAAGAGGACAGGGTAAAGTTTATGCAGACCTGTGTGCCCCACCTGATCTCTTTGATCACATTTTTAGTGGTAATGATTTTTGAGTCGATGTACATGCGCTTTGGCTCCAGAGATTTACCTCAAAGCCTCCAAAACTTCATCACTATTGAATTTCTCATCATCCCTCCCGTTATGAATCCTCTCATATATGGATTTAAACTCAACAAAATACGAAACAGAATCTTGAGCTTAATTTATTTGAAAAGGAAATGA